CATTCGCCGCGATATGGACTACGGCCTGGCGTTCTACCGGAACCAGCCACTCCGCCACTACTTCCATGAAGAAAGTGCGACGGAGAAGGTGAACATCATCGCCGAAATTCCCCAGGAACAGCACATCCTGGTCCTGCGCGAACGCGACATTCCCCAGCTTTCCACGATCCTTGCCGGACGCGTCTACACGCCGCTTTTCCTCTATGAGTGGCAGGGGCTGGCTGTCTATCGCGTCTCAGCGGGAACCCAGACCGCAAACCTTTCGGAAAAACCTTCCGTACACAATCGGCGTTAACTCCGCTAAGCTGCTGCAAGGCCCAAACGACCTGTGAGCGCAGCCGCACAACTCGATCTGCTTGACCTTCGGCACTACTCCGGCCGTCAGCTTCGATCTCTTCTGGAAGAAGAAGCGCGGCAGTGGAGAGACCTGCTCGAGTGGGACTACTCTACCTCGATCGAACTGCTGCTGCAGTATCTGGATGCCCGCATCCTGCCCGGATACGTCGCGCTCGACAATGGCAATGTCTGCGGCTATACCTTCAGCGTCTATGAAGGCGATAAAGCCGTCGTTGGAGATACCTTCGCCCACGCCACGCAATCTGAGACCGCCAAAGAGATCGAGCATCGCCTGCTGACCCATCTCATCGAGACACTGCAGAATTCGCCTCAGGTACAGCGTGTGGAGTCGCAGTTGTTACTGCATCCCGCCGGTTCCCTGGCTGCCCCGTTTCTGACCACCGGTTTCCGGGTTCACCCACGGCTCTTCCTCCACTGCGATCTGAAGCAGAACGCAGCCCTGCCCGCGACTCACCCAGAACACAAGCTTCCCGAGCCGCTGATTCTGCGGCCGTGGGTTAATGCCCACTTCCAGCCCGCAGGCGAGCTGATCCACCGCACCTACCGCGGCCACCTGGACGCCTCTATCAACGACCAGTACCGGTCTCTGCATGGATCGTTGCGCTTTCTGCATAACATCGTCCGTTTTCCCGGATGCGGTGTCTTCGACGCAGAGTCGTCCTGGGTGATGCTCGACCCCGACGGCGGCACGCTGGAGGGCATGATCCTCTGCTCCCGTGTCTGCGACCACGTGGCGCATATTACGCAGCTCTGCATCGCTCCCCGGCTGCGCAGCCAGGGCTATGGCCGCATGCTGATCCAGAAGGCGGCAGCCGGCTTGCGGCAGCGCGGATATGAAGCCATTACCCTTACGGTCACCGAAGA
This genomic window from Terriglobus albidus contains:
- a CDS encoding GNAT family N-acetyltransferase, which codes for MSAAAQLDLLDLRHYSGRQLRSLLEEEARQWRDLLEWDYSTSIELLLQYLDARILPGYVALDNGNVCGYTFSVYEGDKAVVGDTFAHATQSETAKEIEHRLLTHLIETLQNSPQVQRVESQLLLHPAGSLAAPFLTTGFRVHPRLFLHCDLKQNAALPATHPEHKLPEPLILRPWVNAHFQPAGELIHRTYRGHLDASINDQYRSLHGSLRFLHNIVRFPGCGVFDAESSWVMLDPDGGTLEGMILCSRVCDHVAHITQLCIAPRLRSQGYGRMLIQKAAAGLRQRGYEAITLTVTEENTSAVRLYEDLGFHARHRFDAMVWDKRELPTANR